Proteins encoded in a region of the Candidatus Moanabacter tarae genome:
- the mcsB gene encoding Protein-arginine kinase, protein MRVEPILKAKAELTHGAKSNCPVVLSSRVRLARNLESYPFPGWAKESHRREILTYCFDAIEGLSQMKRGTRFTIDELDDLEKQILMERHLISRELMGSKENAGVFISKDQSYSIMVNEEDHLRIQQVRAGFNFKRIWRTINALDSSIEENLNYAFSSDLGYLTACPSNVGTGLRASAMMHLPALTFGNQMEKVVRAVNQLGIAVRGQSGEGSEAAGSIFQISNQQTLGESEGEIIKRLTNVLSSIIEQEHNARQKLLKTDPSKIFDKIGRAYGILKFGRVLSSDEALKLLSLLRFAVDLNVVGEEWRQVIDRLLIVSQPGHIQYQAKRIIEPDERDVFRSTMVREQFSDLTLLNFDNAHKIL, encoded by the coding sequence ATGCGAGTTGAACCTATTCTAAAGGCAAAAGCTGAGCTAACCCATGGGGCCAAGTCGAATTGCCCGGTGGTATTGAGTTCTCGAGTACGTCTAGCCCGCAATCTCGAAAGCTATCCTTTTCCCGGGTGGGCCAAAGAGTCCCACCGTCGTGAAATTTTGACCTACTGTTTTGATGCCATCGAAGGGTTGTCGCAGATGAAGAGAGGTACACGGTTTACGATCGATGAGCTTGATGATCTAGAGAAGCAAATACTAATGGAACGGCATCTTATCAGTCGCGAATTAATGGGTTCCAAAGAGAATGCAGGGGTTTTTATCAGCAAAGATCAGTCGTATTCCATAATGGTTAACGAGGAGGATCATTTGCGCATTCAACAGGTCCGGGCGGGCTTCAATTTTAAGAGGATTTGGCGGACTATAAATGCTCTCGATAGTTCTATAGAAGAGAACCTGAACTACGCCTTTTCTTCCGATCTCGGATACCTGACAGCTTGCCCAAGCAATGTGGGGACGGGTTTAAGAGCTTCGGCAATGATGCATCTTCCAGCCCTGACTTTTGGTAATCAAATGGAGAAAGTGGTTAGGGCTGTGAACCAACTGGGTATAGCGGTACGAGGTCAATCAGGGGAAGGTTCGGAGGCGGCCGGAAGTATATTCCAGATATCTAATCAACAGACTCTTGGGGAGAGCGAGGGAGAGATAATTAAACGACTCACTAATGTGCTTTCCTCGATTATCGAGCAGGAGCATAATGCGAGGCAAAAGTTGTTAAAGACTGATCCTTCGAAGATTTTCGATAAGATAGGGCGTGCCTATGGGATTCTCAAATTTGGTAGAGTTTTGAGTTCTGATGAGGCCCTGAAACTTCTTTCACTGCTTCGGTTTGCGGTTGATTTAAATGTGGTTGGCGAGGAATGGCGCCAGGTAATCGATAGACTCCTAATTGTATCGCAACCTGGGCATATTCAGTACCAAGCCAAGCGGATTATTGAGCCCGATGAGCGCGATGTGTTTCGATCTACCATGGTGCGGGAACAATTTTCCGATTTAACTCTTCTTAACTTTGACAATGCTCACAAGATTTTATAA
- the mcsA_1 gene encoding Protein-arginine kinase activator protein, whose translation MGDSLQCQLCDRSATVHLTQIISNKIHKVHLCEDCARDKGVTDPEGFSLEDMFSKSGLVTENKAEQEGPLCQTCGLSPSDLKKHGRLGCPDCYTHLGDLILPMLDNMHKGDVHHGKVPRRAIERVSRNKFLVDLETSLKTAVEEERYEDAAEIRDKLHHLRESTSQTAET comes from the coding sequence ATGGGAGACTCCTTACAGTGCCAGCTTTGTGACAGGTCTGCGACGGTGCACCTAACACAAATTATCAGTAATAAGATTCACAAGGTACATCTTTGTGAGGATTGTGCTCGAGATAAGGGGGTGACAGATCCTGAGGGGTTTTCTCTTGAGGACATGTTCTCAAAATCTGGCTTGGTGACGGAAAACAAGGCTGAGCAGGAGGGTCCGCTTTGTCAGACATGTGGTCTTTCGCCAAGCGATCTTAAGAAGCATGGGCGGCTTGGATGTCCTGATTGCTACACCCATTTGGGAGATTTAATCCTTCCCATGCTCGATAATATGCACAAGGGGGATGTCCATCACGGGAAAGTACCTCGGAGGGCCATTGAAAGAGTTTCTAGGAATAAGTTTCTTGTTGATCTAGAGACGAGTCTGAAAACGGCTGTAGAGGAAGAGCGATACGAAGATGCAGCTGAGATTCGGGATAAACTTCATCATCTTAGGGAATCGACTTCCCAGACGGCTGAGACTTGA